A window of Alkalibaculum bacchi contains these coding sequences:
- a CDS encoding CDP-glycerol glycerophosphotransferase family protein has translation MDKLKHVIAKNRLLRKIAITLLKTFRSFTYNILIRILPVNDKLVLFCSHKGQGFSCNPKALYNEMRYDERYKDFTFVWAFNNLKKNRIEGAINVKYNSLQYFYYLATSKYWFFNAKMPVYYRKKSNQIYLQTWHGTPLKRLAADIEVGDNTTFYRSEMSWEDMVNSYVKDSQKYDHMISANEFSSQAFTSAFRLKPGVIIETGYPRNDILVNGSKEYIEELKEKYNIPKNKKVILYAPTWRDNTYDTKGYVFELKVNFSKWYEALGEEYVVVYKPHYLIYNTKNKELPPNFVYDASHCQDINDLYLMSDILVTDYSSVFFDYGVLRRPVLFYMYDLEEYRDHLRGFYLDIYKELPGPILEKEEELLDQIVHIEQVQEEYDNRMNAFYQNYCQWNDGKSSKKVLDIVFRQDR, from the coding sequence ATGGATAAATTAAAACATGTAATAGCAAAAAATAGATTACTACGAAAGATCGCTATTACTCTTTTAAAAACTTTCCGTAGTTTTACTTATAATATTCTCATTAGAATATTGCCCGTAAATGACAAGTTGGTTTTATTCTGTAGTCATAAGGGTCAAGGATTTTCGTGTAATCCTAAGGCTTTATATAATGAAATGAGATATGATGAGAGATATAAGGATTTTACATTTGTATGGGCATTTAATAATCTAAAAAAGAATCGTATTGAAGGGGCTATAAACGTAAAATATAATAGCTTACAGTACTTTTATTACTTAGCTACTTCTAAGTACTGGTTCTTTAATGCAAAGATGCCTGTTTACTATAGGAAAAAAAGCAATCAAATATACTTGCAAACTTGGCATGGTACGCCTCTTAAAAGATTAGCTGCAGATATAGAGGTAGGAGATAATACTACTTTTTATCGAAGTGAGATGAGTTGGGAAGACATGGTAAATAGCTATGTGAAAGATTCTCAAAAGTATGACCATATGATCTCAGCTAATGAGTTTTCTTCTCAGGCTTTTACTAGCGCTTTTCGTTTAAAACCTGGTGTCATTATTGAGACAGGTTACCCACGAAATGATATCTTAGTAAATGGGAGCAAAGAATATATAGAAGAATTGAAAGAGAAATACAATATACCAAAGAATAAAAAAGTGATTTTATACGCGCCTACGTGGAGAGATAATACATATGACACAAAGGGGTACGTTTTTGAACTGAAAGTAAATTTTAGCAAGTGGTATGAAGCTCTTGGTGAGGAGTATGTGGTTGTTTATAAGCCTCATTATCTTATATACAATACAAAGAATAAAGAGCTGCCGCCAAACTTTGTTTATGATGCAAGTCATTGTCAAGATATCAATGATTTATATCTTATGAGCGATATTTTGGTTACAGATTATTCCAGCGTATTCTTTGATTATGGCGTCTTAAGGCGACCTGTCTTATTTTATATGTACGATTTAGAAGAATATAGAGATCATTTGAGGGGATTTTATCTAGATATTTATAAAGAACTACCAGGTCCCATATTGGAGAAGGAAGAAGAGCTATTAGATCAGATTGTTCATATTGAGCAGGTTCAAGAAGAATATGATAATCGGATGAATGCGTTTTACCAGAATTATTGTCAGTGGAATGATGGGAAATCGAGTAAAAAGGTATTAGATATTGTCTTTAGACAAGATAGATGA
- a CDS encoding CDP-glycerol glycerophosphotransferase family protein: MKSRDLQGFDRATLQTKFQLSNIIFDQTNANIANTISKKIIIKEATGLQVDDQEIDTYYLVHNLYYEQNKYFDECLSSIKNYIKKISYETFIKDNDLRDEAVLLKTDYEPVKHPFNEQVLNGVNYEITPERIIISLEKDILLDKVSLLLFAKGESFLYEVEVVDYKIVCDLHLGLGVKKYKLFLLNNNQIFDFHYDNPEVISLRPFSIMNKRIFQLSYENKGLYLSSNRLKSYVTIDDVLWQEEEITLRAKINVEDSPNECSMIFKGRKNNKVEKVEAEILENGFVQAVVPVKEFLDERFTDIYVQIQFDSTEILCVLSKKESYFEKKYRVLEKDISIETTKAGKIVLEVIKDKSWITKRINSIRYNLIRLMVKKLNRGNKKVIFESFGGRQYSDHPRAIYEYILKNYPHMNCVWSIEPDAIKIFKENKVPYVKRFSLRWFYRMASSKYWVSNTRFPLWVEKPRDTVYLQTWHGTPLKRLGTDIDEVHMPSTNTFSYNRNFYRESRNWDYLVSPNSFCTNIFSRAFSIPKESILESGSPRNDFLVQNKNNMDTTNEIKKKYNIPLAKKVILYAPTWRDDQYFEKSKYKFTNPIDLEKLKNSISDEYVIIFRMHYLVADSIDLTGYEEFAYNISTGDIAQLYLIADVLITDYSSVYFDYAVLKRPMIFFMYDLEDYRDRLRGFYLDVETSMPGPIVQTNDQLVYELKNIRGNDERLDRFIESFCKLEDGNATKRICDFIFKDNETGD; the protein is encoded by the coding sequence ATGAAAAGTAGAGATTTACAAGGCTTCGATAGAGCTACTTTGCAAACAAAATTTCAATTATCAAATATCATCTTTGATCAAACGAATGCTAATATTGCAAATACTATTAGCAAAAAAATTATTATCAAAGAGGCAACTGGTTTGCAAGTAGATGATCAAGAAATCGATACATATTATCTTGTTCACAATTTATATTATGAACAAAATAAGTATTTTGATGAATGCCTTTCGTCTATAAAAAATTATATAAAAAAAATATCTTATGAAACTTTTATTAAAGACAATGATCTAAGGGATGAGGCGGTATTGTTAAAAACGGATTACGAGCCTGTAAAGCATCCTTTTAATGAACAAGTATTAAATGGAGTGAATTACGAGATTACTCCAGAAAGAATCATCATTTCTTTAGAAAAAGATATTCTATTAGATAAAGTTTCCCTCTTGCTATTTGCTAAAGGGGAGTCTTTTTTGTACGAGGTAGAGGTAGTAGATTATAAAATCGTATGCGATTTGCATTTAGGTCTTGGTGTGAAAAAATACAAACTATTTCTATTAAATAATAATCAGATTTTTGACTTTCATTATGATAATCCTGAGGTTATATCTTTGCGCCCATTTAGCATCATGAATAAAAGGATTTTTCAGCTTTCATATGAAAACAAAGGTTTGTATCTGTCATCAAATCGATTAAAAAGTTATGTTACGATTGATGATGTCCTGTGGCAAGAGGAGGAAATTACTCTTCGTGCAAAAATAAATGTGGAAGACAGCCCAAATGAATGCTCTATGATTTTTAAAGGTAGAAAAAACAACAAAGTTGAAAAGGTAGAGGCTGAGATATTAGAGAATGGCTTTGTACAAGCTGTAGTACCTGTCAAAGAGTTTCTTGATGAACGATTTACAGATATTTATGTGCAAATACAATTTGATTCTACTGAAATACTATGTGTTTTGTCTAAAAAAGAATCTTATTTTGAAAAGAAATATAGGGTCCTCGAAAAAGATATTAGTATTGAGACAACGAAAGCGGGAAAAATTGTCCTTGAGGTAATCAAGGATAAATCTTGGATTACAAAAAGAATAAACAGTATTCGATATAATTTAATAAGATTAATGGTCAAAAAGCTAAATAGAGGTAATAAAAAGGTCATTTTTGAGAGTTTTGGAGGAAGGCAATACAGTGACCACCCCAGAGCCATTTACGAGTATATTCTTAAAAATTACCCACATATGAACTGCGTATGGAGTATAGAACCAGATGCTATTAAAATCTTTAAGGAAAATAAAGTCCCTTATGTAAAGAGATTCTCTCTTAGATGGTTTTATCGTATGGCTTCATCTAAATACTGGGTGTCCAATACGAGATTTCCCCTTTGGGTAGAAAAACCTAGAGATACGGTTTATTTGCAAACATGGCATGGAACGCCTCTAAAGAGATTAGGTACAGATATTGACGAAGTCCATATGCCAAGTACAAATACATTTAGCTATAATCGAAATTTTTACCGAGAATCTAGAAATTGGGATTATCTTGTCTCACCAAATTCCTTCTGTACAAATATTTTTTCTCGAGCATTTAGCATACCAAAGGAGAGCATTCTAGAAAGTGGTTCACCTAGAAATGACTTCTTAGTGCAGAATAAGAATAATATGGATACGACCAATGAAATAAAGAAAAAATACAATATCCCATTAGCTAAAAAGGTAATATTATATGCGCCAACTTGGCGAGACGATCAGTATTTTGAAAAATCTAAATACAAGTTTACAAATCCTATAGACTTAGAGAAGCTAAAGAACAGTATTTCTGACGAGTATGTCATTATTTTCCGCATGCACTATTTAGTTGCAGATAGCATTGATTTAACTGGTTATGAGGAGTTTGCCTACAATATTTCAACAGGAGATATTGCTCAGCTGTATTTAATAGCTGATGTACTCATTACAGATTATTCTTCTGTTTATTTTGACTATGCTGTGCTAAAGAGACCGATGATTTTCTTTATGTATGATCTTGAAGATTACAGAGATCGATTACGTGGTTTTTATCTAGATGTAGAGACAAGCATGCCTGGACCTATTGTTCAAACAAATGATCAATTAGTCTACGAATTGAAAAATATACGTGGTAATGATGAACGATTAGACAGATTTATAGAATCGTTTTGTAAGCTAGAAGATGGAAATGCAACGAAAAGAATTTGTGATTTCATCTTTAAAGACAATGAAACAGGTGATTGA
- the tagD gene encoding glycerol-3-phosphate cytidylyltransferase — protein MKRVITYGTFDLLHVGHINLLRRAKQLGDYLIVAISDDEFNAMKGKKAYYTFEARKTILESIRYVDLVIPEQNWEQKVQDVQKYNVDVFVMGDDWEGKFDFVKEYCDVVYLPRTEGISTTKIKHDLKDQLNK, from the coding sequence ATGAAGCGAGTCATAACTTATGGAACTTTTGATTTATTACATGTAGGGCATATTAATCTTTTACGAAGAGCAAAACAATTAGGCGATTATTTAATTGTTGCAATCTCAGATGATGAATTTAACGCAATGAAAGGCAAAAAAGCTTATTATACTTTTGAAGCAAGAAAAACAATTTTAGAATCAATACGATATGTGGACTTGGTTATTCCCGAGCAAAATTGGGAACAAAAGGTCCAAGATGTTCAAAAATATAATGTAGATGTATTTGTTATGGGCGATGATTGGGAAGGCAAATTTGATTTTGTAAAAGAATATTGTGATGTAGTTTATTTGCCACGAACTGAGGGGATTTCAACTACAAAAATCAAGCATGATTTAAAAGATCAATTAAATAAATAA
- the galE gene encoding UDP-glucose 4-epimerase GalE has product MMILVTGGAGYIGSHACVELLNEGYDIVVVDNLSNSKTESLKRVEELTGKSIKFYEVDILDRQSLEQVFDENNIEAVIHFAGLKAVGESVQIPLRYYHNNITGTLILCEVMEKHNVKKLVFSSSATVYGVPDTVPISEDFPLSTTNPYGSTKLMIEQILRDLYISDKEWSISLLRYFNPIGAHESGRIGEDPNGIPNNLMPFITQVAIGKREKLSVFGNDYDTHDGTGVRDYIHVVDLAKGHLKALQKIKDTTGIEAFNLGTGTGYSVLDIVKNFEKANGIKIPYEITPRRPGDIAQCYADPTKAKVELGWVAEKGIEDMCRDSWNWQKKNPKGY; this is encoded by the coding sequence ATTATGATCTTGGTTACAGGTGGTGCAGGCTATATAGGGAGCCATGCTTGTGTTGAATTATTAAATGAGGGTTATGATATTGTAGTTGTGGATAATCTTTCTAATAGTAAGACAGAATCCCTTAAACGAGTGGAAGAATTGACGGGTAAGTCGATAAAGTTTTACGAAGTAGATATTTTAGATAGACAAAGCCTTGAACAGGTTTTTGATGAAAATAATATTGAGGCTGTCATTCACTTTGCTGGATTGAAGGCTGTAGGAGAGTCTGTTCAAATACCTCTAAGGTACTATCACAATAATATTACAGGCACTCTTATCCTTTGTGAAGTGATGGAGAAGCATAATGTAAAGAAATTGGTGTTTAGCTCATCTGCTACGGTTTACGGTGTTCCTGATACTGTGCCAATTTCAGAGGATTTTCCTCTTAGTACCACCAACCCCTATGGAAGTACTAAACTCATGATTGAGCAGATTTTAAGAGATCTTTATATTTCTGACAAAGAGTGGAGCATTTCTCTTCTTCGCTATTTTAATCCTATAGGAGCTCATGAGAGTGGGAGAATAGGGGAGGATCCTAATGGCATACCGAATAATCTGATGCCTTTTATTACCCAGGTAGCTATAGGCAAGAGGGAAAAATTAAGCGTCTTTGGCAATGATTACGATACTCATGATGGAACTGGTGTTAGAGATTATATTCACGTAGTAGACTTGGCAAAAGGGCATCTAAAGGCTCTTCAAAAGATAAAAGACACTACTGGTATAGAAGCTTTTAATTTAGGAACAGGCACAGGATACAGTGTGCTAGATATTGTAAAGAACTTTGAAAAGGCCAATGGTATAAAAATCCCCTATGAGATTACACCAAGACGCCCTGGAGATATCGCTCAGTGCTATGCTGATCCTACAAAGGCTAAAGTAGAATTAGGCTGGGTCGCAGAAAAGGGTATTGAGGATATGTGTAGAGATTCTTGGAATTGGCAAAAGAAGAATCCTAAGGGCTATTGA
- a CDS encoding LCP family protein, with translation MAKKRKKKKKGSFLRKFLTFIFILVVLGISGAFVVSNVLLGDIDKVEISDDLNISEELNKNENIVNIALFGIDTREEGYSGRADTIMIGTLDKEHKKLKLTSIMRDTYVSIPGEKYDKINHSYAYGGPELAIKTINQNFDMNIRDYVTVNFEALEKIVDAVGGVEIDVKQSEIEQFNIVIKSFDNFSGKSTKKITSSGLQTLSGRQALAYSRIRYAGNGDYERTERQRTVLENIVNKVLNDGSLAQALSLIKNLSPYIETSLNTNEMVSYATSVFTSGIKDMENTRLPLDKYSQGGTWDGTFYLKPRNLSDNVTYLHEFIYEESDYIPTSTVSGISNEIQ, from the coding sequence ATGGCTAAAAAACGAAAGAAAAAGAAAAAAGGAAGCTTCCTAAGAAAATTCCTCACATTTATATTTATATTAGTTGTACTAGGTATATCAGGAGCTTTTGTAGTATCGAATGTATTGCTAGGAGATATTGACAAAGTAGAGATATCAGATGATTTAAATATTTCAGAAGAGCTAAATAAAAACGAAAACATCGTCAATATCGCATTATTTGGTATTGATACTCGAGAGGAAGGATATAGTGGCAGAGCCGATACCATTATGATTGGCACATTAGACAAAGAACATAAAAAACTAAAACTAACCTCTATTATGCGAGATACATATGTCAGTATCCCTGGTGAAAAATATGACAAGATAAATCACTCCTATGCCTATGGAGGACCGGAACTAGCAATTAAAACGATTAATCAAAACTTTGATATGAATATTAGGGATTATGTTACTGTGAATTTTGAAGCATTGGAGAAGATTGTAGATGCTGTTGGTGGGGTGGAGATTGATGTAAAACAAAGCGAAATCGAACAATTTAATATAGTAATAAAATCATTTGACAATTTTTCTGGTAAGTCTACTAAAAAAATTACTTCTTCAGGATTACAAACATTATCTGGAAGACAAGCATTAGCATATAGCAGAATACGTTATGCAGGTAATGGTGACTATGAACGAACTGAAAGGCAGAGAACTGTCTTAGAAAACATTGTTAACAAAGTATTAAATGATGGCTCTTTAGCACAAGCACTATCTCTCATTAAAAATCTATCACCTTATATTGAGACTAGCCTTAATACAAATGAAATGGTTAGTTATGCTACATCCGTTTTCACTTCTGGTATAAAGGACATGGAGAATACTCGGCTACCGTTGGATAAGTATTCTCAAGGAGGAACCTGGGATGGAACATTTTATTTAAAACCAAGAAACCTTTCTGACAATGTTACCTACTTACATGAGTTTATTTACGAAGAGTCTGATTACATCCCTACCTCTACGGTATCCGGAATTAGCAATGAAATTCAGTAA
- a CDS encoding N-acetylmuramoyl-L-alanine amidase: protein MVYHRKNKKTLPRMIILCIILMSIILPISVSASDFIHIMGETQIDKKTIVQYYKENSPISYPEEYLNQGVGLEGFVDLVIRESKAEGIRWDIAFAQILVETDWFKFSDEVNIARNNFGRLKDQEGNYLSFRTLEEGIRANIQLLKGYASAEPLNKEKIIPTYDLINPKGIVVNVEDLGNGNWSEDSEYGEKIKIHLQKIINMQTMEQMETKLEVELEGINQTVNVDSKNQIAQNIYTSTNNEILTTTSVSQPVEVKTLTIDGTGYVGSSHRIRSYGTSLNGALYQFWIKDLSTNKWTMIQDYSKSSVAWIPAIPGKYLYGVHIKDEKSQEKLDAHLYKEIIIEGVPTEVRTLTIDGSGYTGSNHRIRSYGTSNNGVLYQFWVKDLSENKWTMIQDYSKSSAIWIPTKPGKYLYGVHIKDEKSNEKLDKYLYKEIEIKGVSAEVKTLTIDGSGCVGDSHRIRSYGTSNNGVLYQFWVKDLSANKWTMIQDYSKSSATWIPTKQGKYLYGVHIKDEKSSKMLDSYLYKEMTIKGSLHKKTIMLDPGHEGKYPLDPGAVGNRLYEYQLNNSLTKMIANKLESQGYNVIYTRNPNIEGPAPLKERDEKVNSLMPDLLISIHHDSSVNRSASGYSIFWSSYRYRIDKSGIVVTDNGVEYPFVDQIKRMVNGSEETYIVYNKNGKNVEKNINDSDGAIMVRDRTLSTVAKESQRFANILHSKLQTLDYIDPRPNPVNNNNIYIIRETNVPTVLFEGGFISNSTEAQKINNTTNQNKFANKVVEAVNAYFK from the coding sequence GTGGTTTATCATAGAAAAAACAAAAAAACATTACCTCGAATGATTATTTTGTGTATCATTTTGATGAGTATTATATTACCAATATCAGTATCAGCATCAGATTTTATACATATTATGGGAGAAACTCAAATAGATAAAAAAACAATAGTTCAGTATTATAAAGAAAATTCTCCTATTTCATATCCTGAGGAATATCTTAATCAAGGTGTTGGTTTAGAGGGGTTTGTAGATTTAGTTATACGAGAATCAAAAGCAGAAGGAATAAGATGGGATATTGCTTTTGCGCAAATTCTAGTAGAAACAGATTGGTTTAAATTCAGTGATGAAGTGAATATAGCGCGGAATAATTTTGGTAGATTAAAGGACCAGGAAGGAAATTATTTATCTTTTCGTACCTTAGAAGAAGGAATAAGGGCCAATATTCAACTCCTTAAGGGATATGCAAGCGCTGAACCATTAAATAAAGAAAAGATCATTCCAACCTATGATTTAATCAACCCTAAAGGAATTGTTGTTAATGTAGAAGATTTAGGAAATGGGAATTGGTCTGAAGATTCTGAATATGGAGAAAAAATCAAGATACATCTACAGAAGATTATAAATATGCAAACTATGGAACAAATGGAGACAAAATTAGAAGTAGAATTAGAGGGTATTAATCAAACAGTAAATGTTGACTCTAAAAACCAAATAGCACAAAATATATATACGAGTACCAACAACGAGATACTAACGACAACTAGTGTATCTCAACCAGTAGAAGTAAAAACCCTAACTATAGATGGTACAGGTTATGTAGGGAGTAGTCATAGGATAAGATCCTATGGAACAAGTCTAAATGGAGCCTTATATCAATTCTGGATAAAGGATTTAAGTACAAATAAATGGACAATGATACAAGACTATAGTAAAAGTAGTGTTGCTTGGATACCTGCTATACCAGGGAAATATTTATACGGAGTACATATAAAGGACGAAAAAAGTCAAGAAAAGCTAGATGCTCACTTGTATAAAGAAATAATAATTGAAGGGGTACCAACAGAAGTAAGAACTTTAACTATAGATGGATCAGGATATACAGGAAGCAATCATAGAATAAGGTCTTACGGAACAAGCAATAATGGAGTGCTATATCAATTTTGGGTAAAAGATTTAAGTGAGAACAAATGGACAATGATACAAGACTATAGTAAAAGCAGCGCTATATGGATACCTACAAAGCCAGGGAAGTATCTATATGGAGTACATATTAAGGACGAGAAAAGCAATGAAAAACTAGATAAATACTTGTATAAGGAGATAGAAATTAAAGGGGTATCTGCAGAAGTAAAAACACTAACTATAGATGGATCGGGATGTGTAGGTGACAGTCATAGAATAAGATCTTATGGAACAAGCAATAATGGAGTCTTATATCAGTTTTGGGTAAAAGATTTGAGTGCAAACAAATGGACGATGATTCAAGACTATAGTAAAAGTAGCGCTACTTGGATACCCACGAAGCAAGGAAAGTACTTATATGGAGTACATATAAAAGATGAAAAAAGTAGTAAAATGCTCGATTCTTATTTGTATAAAGAAATGACTATAAAAGGATCTCTACATAAAAAAACAATTATGCTCGACCCAGGTCACGAAGGCAAATATCCCTTAGACCCAGGGGCTGTTGGAAATCGTCTGTACGAATATCAACTTAATAATAGTCTTACAAAAATGATTGCTAATAAACTAGAATCACAAGGTTATAATGTAATCTATACTCGTAATCCTAATATCGAAGGACCAGCTCCATTAAAAGAAAGAGATGAAAAAGTTAATTCTCTTATGCCAGACTTATTGATCAGTATTCATCATGATTCAAGTGTAAACCGCTCAGCAAGTGGTTACAGTATATTCTGGAGTAGCTATAGGTATCGAATTGATAAAAGTGGGATAGTTGTAACGGATAATGGTGTAGAGTATCCATTTGTTGATCAAATTAAGCGAATGGTAAATGGTTCAGAAGAGACATATATCGTTTATAATAAAAATGGGAAGAATGTTGAGAAAAATATTAACGATTCTGATGGTGCTATCATGGTTAGAGATAGGACATTAAGTACAGTTGCTAAAGAATCTCAAAGGTTCGCTAATATTTTGCATAGCAAGTTACAAACATTAGACTATATAGATCCAAGACCTAATCCAGTAAACAATAATAATATATACATCATAAGAGAAACGAATGTGCCAACTGTATTATTTGAAGGCGGTTTTATATCAAATTCTACAGAAGCTCAAAAAATTAATAACACTACAAATCAAAATAAATTTGCTAATAAAGTAGTTGAGGCAGTTAACGCATATTTTAAATAA